Proteins encoded within one genomic window of Epinephelus lanceolatus isolate andai-2023 chromosome 9, ASM4190304v1, whole genome shotgun sequence:
- the wsb2 gene encoding WD repeat and SOCS box-containing protein 2: MCSTGTNAELQQTPADPALILELKTRRPPSLEGRAGCETWSVDFSPDGAWFAWSMGHGIVWVVAWPLDSEDGQNGDIDRGDKSFSCGHPVWGLAFGPRPPKSAAAARQAKISSKWKNSLLLATGLENGVIKIWNVLTGDAVFDLHGHEGVVRDLVFPQNGTLTLISSSRDKTLRIWDLAQKGKKVQVLSGHKDWISCCCVSSDCSMIASVGRFDRMVCLWSLRSYTFIRNLTGGTHKTLYLLSSCDFSPDGAVLATAAFSSSSWWIDLWDPYTAEKLATLVDYFEDYGQNQISAIQFSPNGLHLAMVTDDRALRIWEPGQKGMVMQTRPDRDSNGLCCNYHPQGGVVATGTRDGHVRFWNAPRTVPSLCHLCRSILRHSVSTHQMEPLPLPKRILKYLTYRNIPDRLKTCCSSDEEWEG, from the exons ATGTGCTCCACGGGAACCAACGCGGAGCTTCAACAAACAC CGGCCGACCCGGCTCTGATCCTGGAGCTGAAGACTAGGAGACCTCCGTCCTTGGAGGGCCGGGCGGGATGCGAGACCTGGAGCGTGGACTTTTCCCCGGACGGAGCCTGGTTCGCCTGGTCGATGGGACACGGGATCGTGTGGGTGGTCGCCTGGCCTCTGGACTCTGA AGATGGTCAGAATGGAGACATCGACCGAGGAGACAAGAGCTTCAGCTGTGGTCATCCAGTGTGGGGCCTCGCTTTCGGACCCAGACCCCCAAAATCAGCTGCAGCGGCACGCCAGGCTAAGATATCAtcaaaatggaaaaacagcctGCTTCTGGCCACGGGCCTGGAGAACGGGGTGATCAAAATCTGGAACGTGTTAACAG GTGATGCTGTATTTGATCTGCATGGACACGAAGGCGTTGTGAGGGACCTGGTCTTCCCCCAGAACGGGACGCTCACACTCATATCATCCTCTCGGGACAAGACATTGAGGATTTGGGACCTGGCTCAGAAAG GTAAAAAGGTGCAAGTGCTCTCTGGCCATAAAGACTGgatcagctgctgctgcgtATCATCAGACTGCAGCATGATCGCATCTGTCGGCAGATTTGACAGA ATGGTGTGTCTGTGGAGTCTGCGCTCGTATACGTTCATCAGGAACCTGACAGGAGGGACCCACAAGACCTTGtacctcctgtcctcctgtgaCTTCTCTCCTGATGGGGCGGTGCTCGCTACCGCGGCCTTCAGCAGCTCCAGCTGGTGGATCGACCTGTGGGACCCATACACTGCAGAGAAACTGGCCACTCTGGT TGACTACTTTGAAGATTACGGACAAAATCAAATCTCAGCAATACAGTTTTCTCCCAACGGTTTACACTTGGCGATGGTGACTGACGACAG AGCTCTTCGGATCTGGGAGCCGGGACAGAAAGGGATGGTGATGCAGACGAGACCGGACCGAGACTCTAATGGACTCTGCTGCAACTACCATCCACAAGGGGGAGTGGTCGCCACAGG AACCAGAGACGGCCACGTGAGGTTCTGGAACGCGCCTAGGACTGTGCCCAGCCTGTGCCACCTGTGCCGATCCATCCTGCGCCACTCGGTGTCCACACACCAGATGGAGCCACTGCCCCTCCCCAAAAGGATCCTCAAGTACCTCACCTACCGTAACATCCCTGACCGCCTCAAGACCTGCTGCTCCTCAGACGAAGAGTGGGAGGGTTAA
- the vsig10 gene encoding V-set and immunoglobulin domain-containing protein 10, which yields MMKTVATVALLHLCFCATAPVSGSDSTETALTLSPGDIALLPCYTVGNVTPTVTTWMKNGREVIRGGASSPDPSPADQRLSVLHDGSLNIRGVIPGDDGTYLCSSLLPGNIIFHARVLLQVTSGPENVSVSVSPATALANGTLTVTQGSSVSFNCSGSSYPSQELTWAFRGASSSNTSLASTSGPWLNYRIEDIQPSAQGVYTCRAHNPVSHQAVNKSTQLLVYHAPDRHPECMWAPAQDPSHIHFNCTWFGAYPTPTLHWGEDQGDQDAGWKEHIYASEETDSLSVMLNRSVLSDGETLRCMAQHPALAPGTEKSCWFPLKRPYPDGEPMATALEGTDITLTCTEAVSIPPANTTWRKGLQQEDIIPGSKYVLSEEGPVFKLTILNISKDDEGVYFCHSENPLAICVLEVYLTVKTSSAYTGAIIGIFIAALIVGSAAVVAKTIYSSRHRICLGDGFGHMEEDRGDVLSLVESDDEQLFQDTVPRLPPVTNGRHTTLVQIHRIPSSDHEDVETSDTSPQQQEDTVQTEEPADLVTF from the exons ATGATGAAGACAGTCGCGACTGTAGCGCTTCTACACCTGTGTTTCTGTGCAACAG CGCCAGTTTCGGGTAGTGACTCCACCGAAACGGCGCTGACACTCTCACCGGGCGACATCGCGCTACTTCCGTGTTACACCGTCGGTAACGTGACACCGACTGTAACCACATGGATGAAGAATGGGAGAGAAGTCATCAGAGGGGGCGCGTCTTCACCGGACCCCTCACCTGCCGACCAGCGCCTCTCAGTGCTGCATGATGGGAGTCTGAACATTAGGGGGGTGATACCTGGGGATGACGGCACCTACCTGTGCAGCTCCTTACTGCCAGGCAACATCATCTTTCACGCACGTGTCCTGCTGCAAGTCACCA GTGGTCCAGAAAACGTGTCTGTGTCCGTCAGTCCAGCCACTGCCCTGGCCAACGGGACGCTCACTGTCACTCAGGGTTCAAGTGTCTCCTTTAACTGCTCCGGCTCCTCCTACCCCTCCCAGGAGCTGACCTGGGCCTTCAGGGGAGCTTCTTCCAGCAACACGTCGCTGGCTTCAACTTCTGGACCCTGGCTGAACTACAGGATAGAAGACATCCAGCCCAGCGCTCAGGGAGTTTACACCTGCAGGGCCCACAACCCTGTGTCTCACCAGGCAGTCAATAAGAGCACACAGCTGCTAGTGTACC ATGCTCCAGACAGACACCCTGAGTGTATGTGGGCACCAGCGCAGGACCCCTCCCACATCCACTTCAACTGCACCTGGTTTGGAGCGTATCCCACCCCGACGCTACACTGGGGGGAAGACCAGGGTGACCAAGACGCTGGCTGGAAAGAGCACATTTATGCCTCGGAGGAGACGGACAGCCTGTCAGTGATGCTGAACCGCTCAGTGCTGTCCGACGGGGAGACGCTGAGGTGCATGGCCCAGCACCCGGCGCTCGCTCCAGGAACGGAGAAGTCGTGTTGGTTTCCCCTCA AGCGTCCGTACCCTGACGGCGAGCCGATGGCCACGGCTCTGGAGGGGACCGATATAACTCTAACCTGCACTGAGGCCGTGTCCATCCCCCCCGCAAACACCACGTGGAGGAAAGGGCTCCAGCAGGAGGACATTATTCCTGGATCGAAGTACGTCCTGTCTGAAGAAGGCCCCGTCTTCAAGCTGACCATACTCAACATTAGCAAGGATGATGAAGGCGTCTACTTCTGCCACAGCGAGAACCCCCTCGCCATCTGTGTGCTGGAAGTCTACCTCACTGTGAAGA CCTCCTCCGCATACACAGGAGCAATCATCGGCATCTTCATAGCGGCGCTGATCGTGGGATCAGCCGCGGTCGTGGCTAAAACCATTTACTCCAGCCGACACCGGATTTGTCTGG gAGATGGCTTTGG CCATatggaggaggacagaggagacgTGCTGAGCCTGGTGGAGTCAGACGACGAGCAGCTCTTTCAAGATACCGTCCCCCGACTGCCTCCAGTAACCAACGGACGCCACACAACGCTCGTCCAGATACATCGAATCCCATCAA gtgatCATGAGGATGTAGAAACGTCTGACACAAGTCCGCAGCAGCAGGAAGATACTGTACAAACAGAAGAGCCCGCTGATCTTGTAACATTTTAG